The proteins below are encoded in one region of Streptomyces marianii:
- a CDS encoding helicase-related protein: protein MREHPQRTDLRAELDHTDVLWFPAGGGKTEAYLGLILTALFYDRLRGKHAGVTAWLRFPLRMLSVQQLDRTLRMLIAAEELRVERRIGSPHDDPFALGYLAGGTGSPNDLHWDGGWWRGWETEAAATRAGTFAEDHLRDRLVITCPYCERDSVRLRLDIDAVRLHHECAACQRILPLHVSDVEVYRTLPAIVISTVDKLTGHSWFPEFTAFQHGPKHRCAEHGYFSFPRFGVCSAGPDHCTAPKGGYPAARPIKDPVPALTVQDEMHLLKEELGAFNAHYEGMIAELQSGAGSGLPSKVLGASATIEQYQDQLRQLYGRRPRAFPAPGWTLGESFYTTTRPDFRRVHIGVLPHKRRKADVAAIVQGELLTEIARLQEEPKALRERLALHGLPDSDLPRLLFPYEVSLAYVNSKQHGTQLDEELGQLSDDLQHAGLDRVEHAVLTGEVPVPDLAAAIARVQREHLDTPRGERLRALVGTSVLSHGVDLERLNLLVLAGMPPTAADYIQVTARAGRTHAGLVVTVYDPVSRRERSMFSNFLSYHRLLDRMVTPVPVNKYAYFAARRTLPGIVLALLHDAARDPALKPPPEGADYSKDFKRWWSAQRPLLDPWLERRIPACYRERVEGVNGRGLENDLVARIMDTWRQEERPNLNKGAEEKRTAYLFLQQPLTSFRDIDKSTAFQSLTSSQDAFNALATNTADSKGGEDEPQP from the coding sequence GTGCGCGAGCACCCGCAGCGGACGGACCTGCGCGCTGAACTCGACCACACCGACGTGCTGTGGTTCCCCGCGGGCGGGGGGAAGACCGAGGCGTACCTGGGACTGATCCTCACCGCCCTGTTCTACGACCGGCTGCGAGGCAAGCACGCAGGGGTCACCGCCTGGCTGCGCTTCCCGCTGCGCATGCTCAGCGTGCAGCAACTCGACCGCACCCTGCGCATGCTGATCGCCGCCGAGGAGCTCCGCGTCGAACGCCGGATCGGATCCCCCCACGACGACCCGTTCGCGCTCGGCTACCTCGCCGGCGGCACGGGCAGCCCCAACGATCTCCACTGGGATGGGGGTTGGTGGCGCGGTTGGGAGACCGAGGCCGCCGCCACCCGGGCGGGGACCTTCGCCGAAGACCACCTGCGCGACCGGCTCGTGATCACCTGCCCCTACTGCGAGCGCGACAGCGTACGGCTGCGCCTGGACATCGATGCGGTCCGCCTGCATCACGAGTGCGCCGCCTGCCAGCGGATCCTGCCTCTGCACGTGAGCGACGTCGAGGTCTACCGCACCCTGCCGGCGATCGTCATCTCCACCGTCGACAAGCTCACCGGGCACAGCTGGTTCCCCGAGTTCACCGCGTTCCAGCACGGACCGAAGCACCGCTGCGCCGAGCACGGCTACTTCTCCTTCCCGCGTTTCGGAGTCTGCTCGGCCGGGCCGGACCACTGCACCGCGCCGAAGGGCGGCTACCCGGCGGCCCGCCCGATCAAGGACCCGGTACCGGCACTGACGGTGCAGGACGAGATGCACCTCCTCAAGGAGGAGCTCGGCGCGTTCAACGCGCACTACGAAGGCATGATCGCCGAACTCCAGTCAGGAGCAGGCAGCGGCCTGCCCAGCAAGGTACTGGGCGCCTCCGCCACCATCGAGCAGTACCAGGACCAGCTCCGCCAGCTCTACGGCCGCCGTCCCCGCGCCTTCCCCGCACCGGGATGGACACTCGGCGAGAGCTTCTACACCACGACCCGGCCCGACTTCCGGCGCGTTCACATCGGAGTGCTCCCGCACAAGCGCCGCAAAGCCGACGTCGCCGCGATCGTGCAGGGCGAGCTCCTCACCGAGATCGCCCGGCTCCAGGAGGAGCCCAAGGCCCTGCGCGAGCGCCTCGCCCTGCACGGGCTGCCCGACTCGGACCTCCCACGGCTCCTCTTCCCCTACGAGGTCTCCTTGGCCTATGTGAACAGCAAGCAGCACGGCACCCAGCTCGACGAGGAGCTCGGCCAGCTCTCCGACGACCTGCAGCACGCCGGACTCGACCGCGTCGAGCATGCGGTGCTCACCGGCGAAGTCCCGGTCCCCGACCTGGCCGCGGCCATCGCCCGGGTCCAACGCGAGCACTTGGACACCCCGCGAGGAGAGCGGCTGCGTGCCCTGGTCGGCACCAGCGTGCTCAGCCACGGGGTGGACCTCGAGCGCCTCAACCTCCTGGTCCTGGCCGGCATGCCGCCGACCGCCGCCGACTACATCCAGGTCACCGCCCGGGCCGGGCGAACCCACGCAGGCCTCGTCGTCACCGTCTACGACCCCGTCTCGCGCCGCGAACGCTCCATGTTCTCCAACTTCCTGAGCTACCACCGCCTGCTCGACCGCATGGTCACCCCCGTGCCCGTCAACAAGTACGCCTACTTCGCAGCGCGACGCACCCTGCCTGGCATCGTGCTGGCGCTGCTTCACGACGCCGCCCGTGACCCCGCGCTGAAGCCACCACCGGAAGGAGCCGACTACTCCAAAGACTTCAAGCGCTGGTGGAGCGCCCAACGACCACTTCTCGACCCCTGGCTGGAACGACGCATCCCAGCCTGCTACCGCGAGCGTGTGGAGGGCGTCAACGGGCGCGGCCTGGAGAACGACCTCGTTGCGCGGATCATGGACACCTGGCGGCAGGAGGAACGCCCCAACCTCAACAAGGGCGCAGAGGAAAAGCGCACCGCCTACCTGTTCCTCCAACAGCCGCTCACCAGCTTCCGCGACATCGACAAGAGCACAGCGTTCCAGTCACTGACCAGCAGCCAGGACGCC
- a CDS encoding DISARM anti-phage system protein DrmE domain-containing protein: MARVTYLDCLVPPDADPADFFERVQALRMTDRGRTVDLGPLDRATLTLLSRALSSDQHSVYLGLPRGRHDLAVLIGIYLQLIRRGAELTGGSPCPVPDGPVVVVGLRTNVTVRLAQLAIGRQNLSRALRMQRIRGDGRVVDLQGRITRAVDSPSGLFYLNTALGRPSLGSSVGTVVIDRTSMANDQSWERALAWASEHDAARVVGVADLGTQPGSSRAWTQWPWTPALRTDVRHTLGHRSAYGPLTSNALLAHRPAAAPSVAVYRHEQLAELYRTVVAGVVAARRIHTSEPWPQPVADAVRLLNLLWCSWGSIGKQDAWQVLMGRGSGARALARSVSRGTLEGRAGPWGLFRETQWPDLRRSVLDLYELLYDDNPRRDLLLALIAWARADRADVPVLVRTRSRSAAAAVAEELADTLGGDADSLLLAPRPGPAASRGAGTLHVMPYTERLPWDASPRLELHLGVPAASRTGVLFSGAADEHLVVVEQSEYTWLERSADRALHGWHEQIRQTAAVLRLGEVPERVTPPLPVAYGPVDLSRPSTAPEEPPQHDSRLALDLSALFEDYDAPARAIGTSADPGRSATAVAAADDPVPATAVLTEPEGTVLWLRSDEQVDVLIGQRYARVPVTALTPGSRLLRARGDGQSRLHDRLVMVMHDSAEVTAMDTMIGFFRQAITTVHEQRGSWPNVLTALKNLGSEVSSWQAVSKWADGSVIAPEDPQDIHRVALLARDTRLTAGGTWQRLARMAEELRRLHRALGHTAAAAMTEAARGTEGPALRQLKTLCSGIDVSEVLEEFDLVVVRSVGGQKSVSTTALGRVPGPRSASSSPQEAP; encoded by the coding sequence ATGGCACGCGTGACATATCTGGACTGTCTCGTCCCTCCCGACGCAGACCCGGCCGACTTCTTCGAGCGCGTGCAGGCCCTTCGCATGACGGACCGCGGCCGCACCGTCGATCTCGGTCCACTGGACCGCGCCACCCTGACCCTGCTGTCCCGCGCCTTATCGAGCGACCAACACAGCGTGTACCTGGGACTCCCGCGCGGGCGGCACGACCTGGCCGTGCTGATCGGGATCTACCTCCAGCTCATACGGCGCGGCGCAGAGCTGACCGGCGGATCGCCCTGTCCGGTCCCTGACGGACCGGTGGTTGTCGTCGGATTGCGCACCAACGTCACCGTACGGCTGGCACAGCTCGCGATTGGCCGACAGAACCTCTCGCGAGCCCTGCGCATGCAGAGAATCCGCGGTGACGGGCGGGTTGTTGACCTCCAAGGAAGGATCACCAGGGCTGTCGATTCGCCCTCGGGACTGTTCTACCTCAACACCGCGCTCGGCAGGCCCTCACTGGGGAGCAGCGTCGGCACCGTCGTCATCGACCGCACCAGCATGGCCAACGACCAGTCCTGGGAGCGCGCGTTGGCCTGGGCGAGCGAGCACGACGCCGCTCGCGTCGTAGGCGTCGCCGACCTGGGCACCCAGCCGGGCAGCAGCAGGGCCTGGACCCAATGGCCGTGGACTCCCGCGCTGCGCACCGACGTGCGGCACACCCTCGGACACCGCTCCGCATACGGCCCCCTGACCAGCAACGCCCTCCTCGCCCATCGCCCGGCAGCCGCACCAAGCGTGGCGGTATACCGCCACGAGCAGCTCGCCGAGCTGTACCGGACCGTCGTGGCGGGTGTGGTTGCAGCACGGCGTATCCACACGTCGGAGCCCTGGCCGCAGCCGGTCGCCGACGCCGTGCGCCTGCTCAACCTGCTGTGGTGCAGCTGGGGTTCGATCGGAAAGCAAGACGCCTGGCAGGTGCTGATGGGGCGCGGCAGCGGCGCACGGGCGCTGGCCCGGTCGGTGTCCCGCGGGACATTGGAGGGCCGGGCCGGGCCGTGGGGGCTGTTCCGCGAAACCCAATGGCCCGACCTCCGGCGCAGCGTGCTGGACCTGTATGAACTGCTCTACGACGACAACCCCCGCCGGGACCTGCTGCTTGCGCTGATCGCCTGGGCACGGGCCGACCGGGCAGACGTCCCCGTTCTCGTCCGCACCCGCTCCCGCTCTGCCGCCGCCGCTGTCGCCGAGGAGCTGGCCGACACGCTCGGCGGTGACGCCGACTCCCTGCTGCTCGCTCCCCGGCCCGGGCCCGCCGCCAGCAGGGGAGCCGGAACGCTGCATGTGATGCCCTATACAGAACGCCTGCCCTGGGACGCCTCGCCGAGGCTCGAGCTCCACCTCGGTGTCCCCGCGGCCTCACGCACCGGCGTGCTGTTCTCCGGTGCTGCCGATGAACACCTCGTCGTTGTAGAGCAAAGCGAGTACACCTGGCTGGAACGTTCAGCCGACCGGGCGCTGCACGGCTGGCACGAGCAGATACGCCAGACCGCCGCGGTGCTGAGGCTGGGCGAGGTACCAGAGCGGGTGACGCCCCCGCTGCCCGTCGCGTACGGCCCCGTCGACCTCTCCAGACCGTCCACCGCACCAGAAGAGCCGCCCCAGCACGACAGTCGGCTCGCCCTCGACCTCTCAGCGCTCTTCGAGGACTACGACGCCCCGGCCAGGGCCATCGGCACCTCGGCGGACCCCGGCCGCAGCGCCACAGCGGTGGCGGCCGCGGACGACCCGGTGCCGGCCACGGCCGTGCTCACCGAACCCGAAGGGACAGTGCTCTGGCTGCGCAGCGACGAGCAGGTCGACGTCCTCATCGGCCAGCGCTACGCCAGGGTGCCCGTGACCGCACTCACCCCCGGCAGCCGGCTCCTGCGCGCACGCGGCGACGGGCAGTCCAGACTCCACGACCGGCTCGTCATGGTGATGCACGACAGCGCCGAAGTGACCGCCATGGACACGATGATCGGCTTCTTCCGCCAGGCCATCACCACCGTGCACGAGCAACGAGGGTCGTGGCCAAACGTGCTCACCGCCCTGAAGAACCTCGGGAGCGAGGTCTCGTCATGGCAGGCGGTGAGCAAATGGGCCGACGGCAGCGTCATTGCCCCGGAGGACCCGCAAGACATCCACCGGGTTGCCCTGCTGGCCCGGGACACCCGCCTGACCGCAGGAGGCACCTGGCAGCGCCTGGCCCGCATGGCGGAGGAACTACGCCGCTTACACCGGGCGCTGGGCCACACCGCGGCGGCGGCGATGACCGAGGCCGCACGGGGCACGGAAGGCCCCGCGCTGCGCCAGCTGAAGACACTGTGCTCCGGGATCGACGTCTCGGAGGTCCTCGAGGAGTTCGACCTGGTCGTCGTCCGCAGCGTCGGCGGCCAGAAGAGCGTGTCCACAACCGCCCTGGGCCGCGTGCCAGGCCCCCGCAGCGCAAGCAGCTCACCACAGGAGGCGCCGTGA
- a CDS encoding DNA methyltransferase, which produces MNEKPGAGLPPVSLLEAGPAPVEWSRIAEHESWRKEVHRPATYVHKWWARRLGSVARHLLLAAVSGPDDSVADAAARLRGLVVYDPFAGSGTTLVEAAKLGAAVVGRDINPVATLTQRQALQPWDLEVLADLFGQVVRKCARPVQELHRTASNEPVLHYFWVALAYCPECGEDVELFTTRVFARHAYPRRFPRAQAVCPGCRGVCVTDLSKDERGHCPACGMAFSFQGAARGRFMTCRHGHRTPVIAALNGAVPERRMYAKLVLRADGQREYRAIDDFDLCLYDKAAKSLADTSPDELVRPLGALEEGVSTIQALRWGYDSWERFFNERQRYSLGLIGAALRDLPGASAEREALIASFGRTVEHHNLFCSYKGEGTGPVRSVFHNHVLRPERCSVEGDPWGAQGGSAGFSGVLTRLHKAAQYKGTPLDFRAEAGRILAVDQSSLPVARPLSTTWQQFVRNPATAYTTTGDASQTDLPDNSVDLIVTDPPYVDNVHYSELADFFHAWLSAMRPYQGYPDMPSTRAVQEVQNAAPDGFQATAARVWRECRRVLKPGGCLLFSFHQSQTTGWCALMRSLSDAGFTVTTTRAVIAEVATSLSKTAAAEPNRIDVIVLCRDAAGTSAGAAPDLDQAAAQALSEIQGLRGAGLRVGPGDVRTAVRAAVLATGTRQVAADWETLQAEADQRATAAVAEFSTT; this is translated from the coding sequence ATGAACGAGAAGCCAGGGGCGGGCCTTCCCCCGGTGTCACTTCTCGAGGCCGGGCCGGCGCCAGTGGAGTGGAGCCGGATCGCCGAGCACGAGTCGTGGCGCAAGGAGGTGCACCGGCCCGCGACCTACGTGCACAAGTGGTGGGCGAGGCGCCTGGGCAGCGTCGCACGCCACTTACTGTTGGCTGCGGTGTCCGGGCCGGACGACTCTGTTGCGGACGCCGCGGCCAGGCTGCGGGGGCTCGTCGTCTATGATCCATTCGCCGGATCGGGCACCACCCTCGTCGAGGCGGCCAAACTCGGGGCCGCCGTTGTCGGTCGCGACATCAACCCCGTCGCGACGCTCACCCAGCGGCAGGCGCTGCAACCATGGGATCTAGAGGTGCTCGCGGACCTCTTCGGGCAGGTCGTCAGGAAGTGCGCCCGTCCCGTCCAGGAATTGCACCGCACCGCCTCCAACGAACCGGTCCTGCACTACTTCTGGGTCGCCCTCGCGTACTGCCCGGAGTGCGGCGAGGACGTGGAGCTCTTCACCACCCGAGTGTTCGCCCGCCATGCATACCCGCGCCGATTCCCGCGCGCCCAGGCTGTATGCCCGGGCTGCCGGGGCGTCTGCGTCACCGACCTGAGCAAGGACGAGAGGGGGCACTGTCCCGCCTGCGGCATGGCCTTCTCGTTCCAAGGGGCCGCCCGTGGACGATTCATGACGTGCCGTCACGGTCACCGCACCCCTGTCATTGCCGCGCTGAACGGCGCCGTCCCGGAGCGGCGCATGTACGCGAAGCTGGTGCTGCGCGCCGACGGCCAGCGTGAGTACCGGGCGATCGACGACTTCGACCTCTGCCTGTACGACAAGGCAGCGAAGTCCCTCGCCGACACATCCCCCGATGAGCTCGTACGCCCGCTCGGCGCGCTGGAGGAAGGCGTCAGCACCATCCAGGCGCTGCGCTGGGGGTACGACTCCTGGGAGCGGTTCTTCAACGAGCGCCAGCGCTACAGCCTGGGACTGATCGGCGCGGCGCTGCGCGATCTCCCCGGGGCGTCCGCGGAACGCGAGGCGCTCATCGCATCGTTCGGCAGAACCGTCGAACACCACAACCTGTTCTGCTCTTACAAGGGGGAGGGCACCGGCCCGGTCCGCTCGGTCTTCCACAACCACGTACTGCGACCGGAGCGGTGCAGCGTCGAAGGAGACCCCTGGGGCGCCCAGGGGGGATCGGCCGGGTTCTCCGGGGTGCTCACCCGGCTGCACAAAGCAGCCCAGTACAAGGGCACCCCGTTGGACTTCAGGGCCGAGGCCGGCCGGATCCTCGCCGTCGACCAGTCCTCGCTGCCCGTCGCCCGCCCCCTGAGCACGACGTGGCAGCAGTTCGTGCGGAATCCCGCAACGGCCTACACCACCACCGGCGACGCCTCACAGACGGATCTCCCCGACAACAGCGTGGACCTCATCGTCACCGACCCCCCCTACGTCGACAACGTCCACTACTCGGAACTGGCCGACTTCTTCCACGCGTGGCTCAGCGCCATGCGCCCCTACCAGGGCTACCCGGACATGCCCAGCACCCGGGCCGTCCAGGAAGTACAGAACGCCGCCCCTGATGGATTCCAAGCCACCGCAGCCCGTGTCTGGCGCGAGTGCCGGCGCGTCCTCAAGCCCGGCGGCTGCCTCCTGTTCAGCTTCCACCAGTCGCAGACCACGGGCTGGTGCGCTCTTATGCGGTCGCTGTCCGACGCTGGCTTCACCGTTACCACGACCCGCGCCGTGATCGCCGAAGTGGCGACCAGTCTCTCCAAGACCGCAGCGGCGGAGCCCAACCGCATCGACGTCATCGTGCTGTGCCGGGACGCCGCGGGCACGTCTGCCGGGGCAGCCCCCGACCTCGACCAGGCCGCCGCGCAGGCGCTGTCGGAAATCCAGGGTCTTAGGGGAGCTGGGCTGCGGGTGGGTCCCGGCGATGTCCGCACCGCCGTACGCGCCGCGGTCTTGGCGACAGGAACACGCCAGGTGGCCGCCGACTGGGAGACCCTGCAAGCAGAGGCAGACCAGCGAGCCACGGCGGCGGTAGCGGAGTTCAGCACCACCTGA
- a CDS encoding HEPN domain-containing protein yields the protein MAWWLGVAGGKGALFSYHMEDTFPLRQAVLAWLEQARDLPSIPEAITDVALSTQPEFDAVVNAVVGAAPKSEHRDLYGKADGDWVPRWSTLLGGSGLGDATRLVAQGATVPVEEVADSFVAFCTAPAPAVEDWLLLSGELPEGTRIPLGRYTLQTFTADELRQLGPMSALHGLQPGGLDLRLLAGAPFVHAPDPDRASDRSGAPWFDFTGPRPEARHWRALLPLILWSPELLHVNAVFDVERGREFGLHPNHVPTTLQIYEDHDGRQEEVEVRETGTFHVTQAQLPRLQAFCAAVTAKIDAVMDGATSSRRLPRRRALRLERAARHLLQAHQRTHSDYGVWEQEADELHLDYVITLEALMASPDDKHEGVSERIRSRAAALFLTPSLRQQVETIVQEAYSARSKYVHGDVLKDQEESEKLAALRDLRLIVRQVVLRWLVLTPCDTEDLAPLLDAAAAGTGRERAIDEPLRAFFRATPPQDRLGL from the coding sequence GTGGCCTGGTGGTTGGGTGTGGCGGGCGGCAAGGGTGCGCTATTTTCGTACCATATGGAAGACACTTTCCCGCTGCGTCAGGCCGTCCTCGCCTGGCTTGAACAGGCACGGGACCTGCCCTCGATACCCGAGGCGATCACCGATGTAGCGCTGTCGACGCAGCCGGAGTTCGATGCCGTGGTCAACGCGGTGGTGGGCGCCGCGCCGAAATCCGAACACCGCGACCTGTACGGCAAGGCCGATGGTGACTGGGTGCCCCGATGGTCCACGCTCCTGGGCGGATCAGGGCTCGGGGACGCGACCCGTCTGGTTGCCCAGGGGGCGACGGTGCCGGTGGAAGAGGTTGCGGACAGCTTCGTCGCTTTCTGTACGGCGCCCGCGCCGGCAGTGGAGGACTGGCTGTTGCTGAGCGGCGAACTCCCCGAGGGGACACGGATCCCGCTGGGCCGGTACACCCTGCAGACTTTCACCGCTGACGAGCTGAGGCAGTTGGGTCCGATGTCGGCCCTCCACGGCCTTCAGCCGGGCGGGCTCGACCTCCGTCTCCTGGCTGGTGCGCCGTTCGTCCACGCCCCCGATCCGGACCGTGCCTCGGACCGCAGTGGCGCGCCCTGGTTCGATTTCACCGGCCCGCGGCCGGAGGCCCGGCACTGGAGGGCGCTGCTGCCGCTGATCCTGTGGAGTCCCGAACTCCTGCATGTCAACGCGGTGTTCGATGTTGAGCGCGGCCGCGAGTTCGGGCTGCACCCAAACCACGTGCCCACCACCCTCCAGATCTACGAGGACCATGACGGCAGGCAGGAGGAAGTCGAGGTCCGCGAGACCGGCACCTTCCACGTCACCCAGGCGCAACTCCCGCGCCTGCAAGCCTTCTGCGCCGCCGTGACCGCAAAGATCGACGCTGTCATGGACGGCGCCACCAGCAGCCGAAGGCTGCCCAGGAGGCGCGCCCTGCGCTTGGAGCGCGCGGCCCGGCACCTGCTGCAGGCCCACCAGCGCACTCACAGCGACTACGGCGTGTGGGAGCAGGAGGCCGACGAGCTGCACCTGGACTACGTCATCACGCTGGAAGCCCTGATGGCTAGCCCCGACGACAAGCACGAGGGCGTCAGCGAAAGGATCCGGTCCCGTGCAGCCGCCCTGTTCCTTACCCCGTCCCTGCGCCAGCAGGTCGAGACAATTGTGCAGGAGGCGTACAGCGCGCGCTCCAAGTACGTGCACGGGGACGTCCTCAAGGACCAGGAGGAGAGCGAGAAACTGGCCGCCCTGCGTGACCTCAGGCTGATCGTGCGGCAGGTTGTTCTGCGCTGGCTCGTCCTCACCCCTTGCGACACTGAAGACCTCGCCCCCCTCCTCGACGCTGCTGCTGCCGGCACCGGCCGCGAACGCGCTATCGATGAACCCCTGCGTGCCTTCTTCCGCGCAACGCCGCCGCAGGACCGCCTCGGGCTCTGA
- a CDS encoding DUF6207 family protein, translating to MNEVHVSRLAWSTSRPPTTPPRSPSSSCLPTGGRRRTAEHTTRDAGELGLRLRCYLDLRQLHFLTSSAWNRRISLARDLNKVPVARHGPSCEG from the coding sequence ATGAACGAAGTGCACGTAAGCCGGTTGGCCTGGTCGACGTCGCGGCCGCCGACGACGCCACCGCGCTCGCCTTCCAGCAGCTGCTTGCCGACCGGTGGGCGACGGCGAACAGCGGAGCACACGACCCGGGACGCGGGCGAGCTCGGCCTTCGGCTGCGCTGCTACCTGGACCTGCGTCAGCTCCATTTCCTGACCTCCTCGGCCTGGAACCGACGCATCTCGCTGGCCAGAGACCTGAACAAGGTACCCGTGGCGCGCCATGGGCCCTCCTGCGAAGGTTGA